The genomic segment GGACTGCCCCACGTGTCCGAGCAGTCCGGTGCGAATTGGAATCAACGGGTTTGGTCGCATCGGAAGGCTCGTCTTTCGTGCCTTGTGGGGACGAGCGGGGATCGAGCTTGTGCACGTGAATGATCCTGGCGGAGATGCCGCCACCGCAGCACATCTGCTCGAATTCGATTCGGTTCATGGTCGCTGGGGGGGGCGACATCAGCGCCAGCTCCAATGGCTTCTCGGTGAATGGTTCCATGCTGTCTTGGTCTCGGCAGCAAGACATCACGGCTGTGCCCTGGAAGGCCTGCGGTGTGGAGATGGTTCTTGAAGCCAGCGGGGTGATCAAGACCCCAGAGGCCCTCACCCCGTACTACGACGACGTTGGGTTGAGGCGGGTGATCGTGGGTTGCCCGGTCAAGGGTGAAGTGGCTGGTGAACAAGCCCTCAACATCGTGTACGGCATCAATGATCACCTCTATGACCCTGGTCGTTATCGCTTGTTGACGGCCGCGTCCTGCACCACCAATTGCCTGGCGCCCGTCGTGAAGGTGGTGCATGAAGGCTTCGGCATTCGACACGGAATGATCACCACGATTCACGACATCACCAACACCCAGGTCCCGATCGATTCCTTCAAGAGTGATCTGCGTCGGGCTCGCTGAGGTCTCACCTCGTTGATTCCAACGACGACCAGCTCCGCCAAGGCGATTTCAATGATCTTCCCTGAGTTGAAGGGCAAGCTCAATGGCCATGCGGTGCGAGTGCCTCTGCTGAATGGTTCGCTCACGGATGCGGTGTTCGAGCTTGATCAGCCTGTGACCAGTGAGCAGATCAATGCTGCTTTCAAGGATGCAGCGAACGGATCTCTCCGGGGAATCCTGGGATACGAGGAGCGCGCGCTCGTGTCCTGCGATTACACCAACGACTCACGCAGCGCGATCGTTGATGCCCTCTCGACAATGGTGGTCAATGGCACCCAGGTGAAAGTGTTCGCCTGGTACGACAACGAATGGGGTTACAGCTCTCGAATGGCGGACCTCACCTGCCGTGTGGTGGAGCTGGATGTGTGACGCTCACAGCACTGCAGCAATACGGCATTGTCACGCTGAATTACTGGGCCTTCACACTCACAGACGGCGCATTGCGGATGCTGGTGGTCTTCCATTTCCACCAGCTGGGCTACAGCACGCTCGAGATCGCCTTTCTGCTTTCTGTTCCTCTTCTACGAATTGTTCGGCGTCATCACCAACCTCTACGGCGGTTGGATCGGTGCCAGATACGGGTTGCGGCTCACCCTCTGGGTGGGCACTCTCCTGCAGATTCTCTCGTTGGTGATGTTGATTCCAGTGGCCGCCACCTGGCCCAGGCTGATCAGCGTCTTCTACGTGATGGTGGCTCAGGCCATCAGCGGCATCGCCAAGGACCTCAACAAGATGAGCGCCAAGAGCGCCATCAAGACGGTAATGCCGGACACTCCGGACAATGAGCAGCTGGCTCAGAAGCAGTTGTTCAGGTGGGTCGCGATTCTCACGGGCTCCAAGAACGCCCTGAAGGGCCTGGGCTTTTTTCTCAGCGCCGTTCTGCTCAGCGTGCTTGGGTTCAACGCTGCTGTTGCCTGGATGGCCACCGGGCTGGCCATGGCTTTTCTCATCACGCTGGTGCTTCCTCGGGATCTCGGCAGGATGACAACAAAGCCATCGTTCACGGCGATCTTCTCGAAATCCGAAGGCATCAATGTGCTGTCGCTGGCTCGCTTCTTTCTCTTTGGAGCCAGGGTTGTGTGGTTTGTGGTGGCCCTCCCTGTTTTTTTGGAGATGTCCCTGGGCTTGGGGTTCAAGCAGGTTGGTGCCTTTATGGGCATCTGGGTGATCGGTTACGGGATTGTGCAGGGCACGGCCCCAGGTCTGCGTCGTCTCTGGGGGCAAACAGGCACGCCTGGAGCGTCAGCTGTCCAATTCTGGAGTGCTGTTTTGACAGCGATCCCAGCGTTGATCGGCGTCTCTCTCTGGAGGGAGGCCGATGTGGCTGTGGCGATCACGGCAGGGCTTGCAGCCTTCGGTGTCGTGTTTGCAATGAACTCCTCCATTCATTCGTACCTGGTGCTGGCCTACACCGATGCCGAGAGAGTCAGCCTCAATGTGGGCTTCTATTACATGGCCAATGCTGCAGGCCGCCTGATCGGGACCCTGCTGTCCGGTGCTGTTTTCATGCTGGGGCAGACAGCGGCCGTGGGAATGCAGGCCTGTCTGTGGTGTTCATCGCTGCTGGTGCTGCTGGCCTGGATCAGCAGTTTGCGGTTGCCGCCGCTTCAGCGGCCTGAGTTCCTGAGTGGAGTCTGAAACTTGCCGTCGTGGTATGGATGCATACAGCTCACTTTCGTCGGCATGGCGTGAATGGAAGGGCTGCTCACCGATCAATGATTGACGAACCCGGGAGCCCTGATTGCCGACTGGTGATCGAGGCGAAGCGATCATTAGAAGATGTGCTGCGGGTGCTGGACGGTCTGCCCCACACCGATCACATCCGTCGCCAGTTGCTCTCGGTGTACAACCAGCTGGAAGGGATGCATGATCTCAAGCGTGCTGGCGGCGCCGGCGTGTCCTTCCGCTCTTCCGACTGGTGTTCGAAAACGACCGACGTCCCGGCTGGCTGAACTGGCTGTTCCTGGTGATGTTCCTCTGGTCGACCTGGCAGCTGGCGGGATTTTGGTTTGAGCGTCTCGGCGGCTGAGTCAGGCCAATCCAAGACCTGTCAGACGGACGGTTCCCCAAAGGTCGAAAACGCAGAAAATCAACCCAATCACGATCAGATCCCAGGCACGGTGTCGAACGGCCCAGGGGGCGAGAAAGAGTTCGGCGACCCCATGCAGAGCGGTGCCGACAGCGATGTGTTCAAGCACCAGCAGGCCATGAGCCAGCAGGAACAACCCACTGGCCACGCATCGCATCAAGACCTGCCACGACCCGCTCAAATTCTCCTGGTAGAGAAAGGTCAGCACCTTAAGGGTGATGGAGCCACAGCTCAAGGGGCATCTTCGGCATAATGTAACGAATTCGTTACAAACTTCTCATGACAGTTGGTGAGGTGTTCCTTGAATCGCTCAACAGCGGTGTCATCACCCCAGGTGAAGTGGACTGGATGGCATCCCATCAGGATGATTTCAGCCGTGCTGAAGTTGCCACGGCCCTGCGCCTCGGTCGTTTGATGGATGAAGGTCAGGTCAATCTTGGGTGCCGCATCCCCGCTCGAGCGATCGAGCACGCCCAGGTCAGAGTGGACTGGATTGAGCCACTCTGACCCAGAACGTCAGTCCTTGTACGGGTAGTTGTTCGGAACGAAGAACTGCTCGTTGAATGGGGGGCGTATGTAGTCGCCCTGGGGAGGACGTTCAGGCATCTCGATCGGTTCCGGGGTCATGTCCTCGTAGGGCACTTTGTTCAGAACATGGCTGAGACAGTTCAGACGTGCACGACGCTTGTCGTTGGCCTCCACGGTGAACCATGGGGCTTCTGGGATATGTGTTTTGGAGAACATCACGTCTTTCGCCCTGGAGTACTCAACCCAGCGATTGCGGGATTCAATATCCATGGGGCTGAGTTTCCAGCGGGTTTCCTCATTCTCAATACGTGCTTTGAAGCGTTTTTCCTGTTCCTCGTCGTTGACTGAAAACCAGTACTTCAGGAGCAGGATTCCGTCCTGAACGATCATGCGTTCGAATTGAGGACAGGTGACATAGAACTGCTCCACCTGTTCCGGGGTGGCGAAGCCCATGACGCGTTCAACGCCCGCCCTGTTGTACCAGCTGCGATCAAAGATCACGATCTCACCTGCGCTTGGAAAATGTTCCACGTAGCGCTGGAAATACCACTGGGTTTTTTGTTGATCCGATGGCGTTCCCAGTGCAACCACCCTGCAACCTCGGGGATTCATCGGTTCAGTCAGGCGTTTGATCGCACCACCTTTCCCAGCTGCATCCCGTCCCTCGAACAGGATGATCATGCGGTAGCCGGTCGCTCTGACCCAGTACTGCATCTTGACCAGCTCCGATTGAAGCTTGGCCAGGTCTTTTTCGTATTTTTTCTTCTCTAGGCGCTTGTGGTCGCTGGAGAAACCTTCTTGGAGCTCCACAAGCAGTTCCTGCGGGTGGTCAACGTCATTATCGCTGTGATCCAAAGCATCGAGCACGGCGTCCATATCCTTTTTGTGGTGCTTGTGCTTGCTCATCAAGGAAGAGGTGAAATCCGCCCCCTTCATGCCAGCGATAGGTTAAGAAGTCATTGATGCTTAGATTTTTTGAACATTCCCCGTCCCGAACTGTCGAGGGGAATGCATAAAGCAGCACAAAAGCGACCGGGGGATGGCCCCACCGATCCGTCGGCTTGTTGGAATTGGAGCGTGCCGCCATGGCGCTCGACCACATGGTTGACGATGGCCAGTCCCAGGCCGCAGTGACCCTGTTCGCCACGGGCTTCATCGAGTCGCTGAAAGGGTTGAAGGGCCCGGTCCCACTGATCGGCAGACATGCCCTTGCCTTGATCCCAGACCTCAATCCGAAGCTGCACCCCGTCCTTCCTCAGGCGAACAACGATGGGTGGCGTGCCGTAAGTGAAAGCGTTGTTGATCAGGTTTGATACGGCGCGGCCAAGCGCGACCGGCCGGACGGGTGCGTTGACCGGCTCCAGGTTGAGCTCAAGTTGGTCGGGGGAGTAGCCGGCCACCACCTCCGCCAGCCATTGATCGAGTGGACAGGTGACCAGTGCTTCGTTTTCTCCCCCTTCGGCATACAACAAAAACTGGTCCGTAATCCTTTCCAGAGCGTCAAGATCTCTGCTGCAACGTTCCTTTTCGCTGGCATCAAGAGACGGCATCGAAAGCCGGAACTGCAGCCTGGTGATCGGTGCCCTGAGGTCGTGGGCAATGCCCGCCAGCATCGTGGCCCGTTCGCGGCGATTGGCGGCCAGACGCACCACCATGGCATTGAAGCGGGAGGTGATCCGCTGCACCTCAGGGGCTCCACGTGCGGGAACAGCGGGTGGATCGGAGCCCTCGCCCACGCGAGACAGGGCTCGTTCAAGACCTCGCAGCGGCCGCTCCACTTCCACAAGCAGGTAAACAACGCCGGTGATGATCACGGCACCGGCCAGCCCAACCATCAGCAAGGTCGGTTCAGGTGGCCAGGCGCGCACCGTGGGCAGTTCAGCCCGAAGCCAGACCGGCTCCAGTGGTGAGATCAATTCGATCCACACCTGGTCGCTCGTACCTGATCGGCGTGCTGGCACCAGCAATGGGCAGTGGGACAGGCGGGCGCACAGTTCTCGTTGCAAGCCGGTGATTCGCGAATCGCGTTCCCCTCGGGTCCTTGTCGGCCGAGGCGGTCGGATGATCACCGCCAGCTGAAGACCAGTCAGTTCATTGATCAGGATCGGCGGGTAACGCTCGAGAGTCAGCTCAGTGAGGCGGATGCTCAAGGCCAGCTCCCGACCGAGTTGAACGGTCTGAAGTCGTTCAAGTTGACGGCCGAACAGCGCCTGCAGCAGCAGCAGGCACAGCATCCAGCTGCCCAGCAGCAATCCGCTCCAGAGGCTGAGCCTGAGGATCAGCCGCCACCAGGGGATGGCCCGGTTCATTTCAATGGTCAGCGGGAGAGAAGCGTGCGCCCGGTCTAAAGAACTGGAAAGCCAATCATCCGTGAGCGCGTTACTCATAAGTTGCCGCAACGAGGTCCTGGATCCGTACAAAAAATCCAAAGACAGCTGGAAAACGACGTTATTTTTTTTGATTCAATCCACAGGTGCCCGCTGGCCTTGCGCGCTGAGTTGAACTAGCGGAGGCCGAAATGTGATTCAGAGCCTGTAAAAAATGTCACACCAAGACCGGTTTACATCTCTTTACAATTGCGTTGCTCTCTAGGTCTTTTATGGCACCCACACCCGATCCGACCAAGGTCTTCAACGAAAAACTGAATGGCAGACTCGCAATGCTTGGGCTGTCCATTGGGTTAATCACTGAATGGATTACAGGCCAGGGAATTATTCAACAGGTATTTGGAATCTTCAATTGAATTGACCATCTAGATGGATTCAGCTGAAGATTGAAAAAGGTTGTCTTATTCGCAAACTGCATGATCTCGTAAAAAAAGTCTCATAACGTAAAACATTAATATTATTCCTCTTGGTTGTGATTCTGTCATTCACAAATTATTTGCGAAAAGTTTTCTGAACTCCAAAAATCAGAATTTATTTTTGTGATTGATTGAAACGTATATAGAAATGGATAGGGCATCACGATTAGCTGCTATAACAGTTCAAATTGGATTAAATGGCCTAAGGCACTCGCAAGAAAGTCAGATGTACTCTGCGTCCGTCTACTCAATGATGGTCCACCAGCTCTGATTCAAAAACCATAAAAACTTTTCCAATTTAATAACTTAATCAAAAGGTGATTGAAATTTTTTACTGATTATCAAGCTTTTCAACGGCTGATTCGATCAGACCCTGAGTATCTGTGTTGAGCGTAGCCACCACGAAAAAAATAATAGAAACCACTCCTGTCAAAGCAATTGCAAAAGCACTGAGATTGCTCATCTCGAGATTGCCGTAGCTGAATGCGAAATCAGTCATTGATCTCAGGAGGGTCATAATTTATTTGTGTGCTTAGCATACTTTAATGAGGTCATTCAGTACAGGGGTTTTCTGATTTTTGTAACTTGGAGTTCCAGCACATAACAAAGAGAGAATTTGAACTTAAAAACTTATAATCTTGATGATCGATCTGAAATTTTCCCGTTTGAGCTGAGATTTTGTTTCACCAAAATAAATGAATAAACAGATGGTTTATTAATAGCGGTGGGGGATCTGGCATGATTCGTTTCTCGATTACTAACGATTCAATTTTATGGATAAAGCTTTATTGGAAATGGTTGTTTGAAATTACAATGAGTTAAAGGATGTCATTCAAAGAAGACGCTGTAGATCTCTCGAACAAAAGCGTTGGTGTAAACGAACCAAGCGAATACTGCTCCGCCACAGCCTCCTAACCAAAAACCGTTCGTGAATTTCCCCCAGCTTGATCGATTGAACAGTTCAAGGGGTGGTTGGGTAACAGTTGGGCCGGGAAGAGGGCTATAAAATGACCCACCGGCTTGGCCGTAGAGAAAAAACAAGGCAGTGAGAATGTGAATGGCACCAACCGTAGAAAACAGACCGATCAGTGTTCCAAATTCACTTGATCGCATTGGTCCCAGGAGTGTGAAGGGCCCATACAGGATGTAGCCGAAGGATGCACCCAGCTGGGCCCCTCTTGTGAAAGGCGAAAGGCCTTGTCGGTACACCGGCAACTGATTGATCAGAGACTTGATCAGAAAGCTGCTGTTCACTGGTGTAACAAGATCACCGACGCATGGGTCCTGAACCGGCTGGACAAGACTTTTTGGGAGTCTTGGATTGTTGTTCATTATTTTCGAAGGTTTACCCCTGATCCATTTATGACAAAAACCTGATTGTTCAAGAGAACTTTTGATCTAGAAACGCGTAACAAAAGTTCCTGCTCAAGAAATATTTTAATTCCAATACTGACAAAGACAGCCCATGTTTTAATCGTAATTAACTTGCGCGGATAATAAATGATATGCCTGTATGGTAATTATGTATCACTCGTGATGATAATAAGTTCTGCATGAGAATCAAGCGTGGATAAAATAAAATAAAAATGACTTACCTCAGCGCGATTATTGGGCTTTCTTCCATCCTTTGGGTCGCCATCGGAATCGTGACCCATGCAGAATGGACCCAGCGAGTATTTCTCCAGGAATCATCGAAAATCAAAAACCAGAATATAATGATTCAAAAATATGGATACAGCGCAATCTCAGGTTCCAGAAATCTTAAATTAAAGAAGGGCTTTGTCTTTGGTTACTGGGATGAGATCAATCAATCTGAAGACTTGGACATCCCGAGCGTTAAAAGTCCAGTTATTTTTGATTTGGTCAATGTCAGCCTCACTATATTCACATCTACGGCAGTCCTGATTATTTTAGGCAAGGGAACATTTGCCACACTGGGCTTTTCATACTAGATTTTGAGCCATAACTTTTTTTACACGAAATAGTGATAAAATATGGCTTGGAATTAAATGTGTCTATCAAGATGGCATCATCATAATTTTCATTTGATCAAAAATGAATACAGATATTAGTGAACTCGTGAAGACATACAAGTAAAGAAACAAGTAAAGGCAGTTTTTATTTGACATAATTAATGCTATGCCAACCACCTAATGTTTTCTGGAATGTACCTGGAAAGCGAATGCTTGACACTAAATTGCCCTGCATCTGAAACCATTAAAGTAAGATACGCAATCAGATATAAAGAAGATGTCTCATACTCATAGTTGTGGGCTTCTACGATTGCAAATGGAGCACCTTGCAAACCGCTATCAAGAAAATGAAAAACAAGAGCAAATACCATTGTAATTGACAAGCTAATTAGTGCGGGCCTGAAAAAAAATCCAAAGATGACTAGTCCTGACGCTATTAATTGTGTGTAGGCGGCTAAATATGTCCAGTACAGATGATTTAATGGGAGATAGTCAAAATACTTATCTATTATAAATGTTGTGAATCCTTGGGGATCGGATAGTTTTTCAAGCCCGTGATGGATCATCAAGGTTGATATCGATAATCGAACCAGAACAATCACTCCAGATTCAAGAATCCTGTAGCTAGATTTTGTTTCCAATGTTATTTGGCTGCATCTTTATACTTAACAACGCTGACAGCAGCACGAAAAAGAAATGGTGATAACCTGATGTTGCAAATTTAACAATCCAACGAGCAATAACCACATCCTCCCCTCATTCACGGGGGAAATTTGTAACTATTATTTTAATTTCAGGCAAAAATTGTAATCATCCAGTCATGACGCTTGAATGCTCGTCTGGATATGTTCGTAGCCGTAATACTGTAAGATATTTTTTACTGGGTAATGTAATTAAAAGCACATTCGATCAACAATAAACGTGTAATAAATAATAAATTTATTCAATCGCCAAGGCGTTGTCATGTACATTTGAAACATATCAATGTTAATGACAGATTCAAAATATTGAGCTTGCTCCCTGGCCATTTATTGAAAATATGATCACAATTAAATTGTGACTTCTGATTCGCGAAATGTTGATGCATCAAATCACCATCAAGCTTGATGACAAGAGTCAATCGTTTAAGTGTTCTGAAGATCAATACATTCTCGATGCTGCAGAGGAGAGTGGTATCGATCTTCCATATTCATGCAGAGCGGGTGCCTGCTCTACATGTGTAGGAAGAATACTCGAAGGCACAGTTGATCAAAGTGATCAGAGTTTCCTGGATGACGACCAACTCGAAGCTGGATTTGCTCTGTTGTGTGTTTGTTATCCAAGCTCGGATTTGGTGATCGAGAGTGATGTAGAAGATCAGCTTTACTGAATTAAAGGTTAATCGCAGACTTTCTCCGCAGGAGTCTATTCAATAGCCTCGGTTGGATTTTTATTTTTATACCACAAACATCTCACCAGAATGAATTTCACGATTGTCTATGCCACGGCCACTGGCCACAGTGAAAATATCGCTGAAAGATTGCATCAACTTATTCCATGCTCTGAATTAAAAGATCTTGACTATATCGACCAAACAAAGAATTTAACAGCAGCCGAAGCATTGATCTGCTGCATTCCCACCTGGAATACCGGTGCTCTTGAAAAAAGATCAGGTACTTCCTGGGATCAACATCTGGAGAATATTCGAGGCCTTGATTTTTCAAACACTGTTGTAGCCATTGTTGGACTTGGCGATTCAGCTGCGTTCGGCAAGTACTTCTGCGATGCAATGGAAGAGTTGTACACAGCCTTTGTGAAGGCCGGGGCAACAATGATTGGACAGGTCCCAATCGATGATTATATTTTTGATTTTTCAAAGAGTAATATCGATGGATTGTTCTGCGGTCTGCCAATTGATGAAGATAATGAATCTGAAAAAACAGAAGGAAGACTCTCGCAATGGGTTGCCCAAATCACGTCTCAGGTTTGAGAGATCTATAAATTAAAAATAGCCCTACAATTCACATTTCGATAAAACATGTAGGTATTGATTTTGCTTCGATTCTTTGCTCTGTTTCTATTCTACGTGGAAAT from the Synechococcus sp. KORDI-100 genome contains:
- the ppk2 gene encoding polyphosphate kinase 2, with product MSKHKHHKKDMDAVLDALDHSDNDVDHPQELLVELQEGFSSDHKRLEKKKYEKDLAKLQSELVKMQYWVRATGYRMIILFEGRDAAGKGGAIKRLTEPMNPRGCRVVALGTPSDQQKTQWYFQRYVEHFPSAGEIVIFDRSWYNRAGVERVMGFATPEQVEQFYVTCPQFERMIVQDGILLLKYWFSVNDEEQEKRFKARIENEETRWKLSPMDIESRNRWVEYSRAKDVMFSKTHIPEAPWFTVEANDKRRARLNCLSHVLNKVPYEDMTPEPIEMPERPPQGDYIRPPFNEQFFVPNNYPYKD
- a CDS encoding ATP-binding protein, which produces MNRAIPWWRLILRLSLWSGLLLGSWMLCLLLLQALFGRQLERLQTVQLGRELALSIRLTELTLERYPPILINELTGLQLAVIIRPPRPTRTRGERDSRITGLQRELCARLSHCPLLVPARRSGTSDQVWIELISPLEPVWLRAELPTVRAWPPEPTLLMVGLAGAVIITGVVYLLVEVERPLRGLERALSRVGEGSDPPAVPARGAPEVQRITSRFNAMVVRLAANRRERATMLAGIAHDLRAPITRLQFRLSMPSLDASEKERCSRDLDALERITDQFLLYAEGGENEALVTCPLDQWLAEVVAGYSPDQLELNLEPVNAPVRPVALGRAVSNLINNAFTYGTPPIVVRLRKDGVQLRIEVWDQGKGMSADQWDRALQPFQRLDEARGEQGHCGLGLAIVNHVVERHGGTLQFQQADGSVGPSPGRFCAALCIPLDSSGRGMFKKSKHQ
- a CDS encoding high light inducible protein — its product is MAPTPDPTKVFNEKLNGRLAMLGLSIGLITEWITGQGIIQQVFGIFN
- a CDS encoding photosystem I reaction center subunit XI, whose amino-acid sequence is MNNNPRLPKSLVQPVQDPCVGDLVTPVNSSFLIKSLINQLPVYRQGLSPFTRGAQLGASFGYILYGPFTLLGPMRSSEFGTLIGLFSTVGAIHILTALFFLYGQAGGSFYSPLPGPTVTQPPLELFNRSSWGKFTNGFWLGGCGGAVFAWFVYTNAFVREIYSVFFE
- a CDS encoding DoxX family protein; translated protein: MIVLVRLSISTLMIHHGLEKLSDPQGFTTFIIDKYFDYLPLNHLYWTYLAAYTQLIASGLVIFGFFFRPALISLSITMVFALVFHFLDSGLQGAPFAIVEAHNYEYETSSLYLIAYLTLMVSDAGQFSVKHSLSRYIPENIRWLA
- a CDS encoding 2Fe-2S iron-sulfur cluster-binding protein — protein: MLMHQITIKLDDKSQSFKCSEDQYILDAAEESGIDLPYSCRAGACSTCVGRILEGTVDQSDQSFLDDDQLEAGFALLCVCYPSSDLVIESDVEDQLY
- the fldA gene encoding flavodoxin FldA, whose protein sequence is MNFTIVYATATGHSENIAERLHQLIPCSELKDLDYIDQTKNLTAAEALICCIPTWNTGALEKRSGTSWDQHLENIRGLDFSNTVVAIVGLGDSAAFGKYFCDAMEELYTAFVKAGATMIGQVPIDDYIFDFSKSNIDGLFCGLPIDEDNESEKTEGRLSQWVAQITSQV